The following are from one region of the Halomonas qaidamensis genome:
- a CDS encoding DNA-binding protein: protein MARSGIQYSDVQQAVDTLLARGDTPSVQRIREVLGTGSFTTISEHFRSWRIEREQNRDVPPPKGVPEVIVNVASELWREAQEVANQALIHYREDANRQVENAQQEAAEALQQAANAEQRESALAEHLRHTEQRLETLNRELAASQANEHQWQHQAEQAAKDVKQYQQLLTKSEYEVATLKERFAEEQQQRQAVWEQRLTQEEQRNEAAEGKLMALLDTLRQERAQEEKALQKRLQQTEQRADTLTKELQLKKETLQHYQLDNSSLQQRIDELERMNASLEEQHNSLKNDLNKAYQALEKQHQTALKDDNWQQQLWQRMEALQEQLTALPKTLSFQEKENRTNDE from the coding sequence ATGGCTCGCAGCGGGATTCAATACAGTGATGTTCAGCAAGCAGTCGATACCCTGCTCGCTCGTGGCGATACCCCAAGCGTTCAACGCATTCGGGAAGTACTGGGCACAGGCAGCTTCACCACGATCAGTGAGCATTTCCGTAGTTGGCGTATTGAGCGAGAGCAAAATCGTGACGTTCCGCCACCTAAGGGCGTTCCAGAAGTCATCGTTAATGTGGCAAGCGAGCTGTGGAGAGAAGCGCAAGAAGTCGCTAACCAGGCTCTCATCCACTATCGCGAGGATGCCAATCGACAAGTGGAGAACGCCCAGCAGGAAGCCGCTGAAGCCCTTCAGCAAGCGGCAAATGCCGAACAACGTGAAAGCGCCCTTGCGGAGCATTTGAGACATACAGAGCAGCGCCTGGAAACGCTAAACCGGGAGCTGGCGGCTAGCCAAGCCAATGAGCATCAATGGCAACACCAGGCAGAACAAGCCGCTAAAGATGTCAAGCAGTATCAGCAGCTGTTAACGAAATCTGAGTATGAAGTAGCTACACTTAAAGAGCGCTTTGCTGAAGAGCAGCAACAGCGACAAGCCGTTTGGGAACAGCGTCTTACGCAGGAAGAGCAGCGTAACGAAGCAGCAGAAGGAAAACTGATGGCGCTGCTAGATACGTTAAGGCAAGAGCGGGCCCAAGAAGAAAAAGCACTGCAAAAACGCCTGCAACAGACGGAGCAACGTGCAGACACGCTTACGAAGGAGCTTCAGCTAAAAAAAGAGACGCTACAGCACTACCAGTTAGACAACAGTAGCTTGCAACAGCGCATTGATGAACTTGAGCGCATGAACGCATCGCTTGAAGAGCAGCACAACAGCCTAAAAAATGATCTTAATAAGGCCTACCAAGCATTAGAAAAACAGCATCAAACAGCGCTTAAGGATGATAACTGGCAGCAGCAGCTTTGGCAGCGTATGGAAGCGCTTCAGGAACAGCTAACGGCTTTGCCAAAGACGCTCTCTTTCCAAGAAAAAGAGAACAGAACAAACGACGAGTGA
- a CDS encoding tyrosine-type recombinase/integrase, which yields MPTEVTKQRSLGSKRLEKDSWSDLLPKLSLLDAPQTDVLLIDAQNDVEAVAAWLQEYQDSPQTLKSYRREAERLLLWLASQNNQLRDMNRELLRQYEAFLEDPQPAEQWVGPSKPRYHAQWRPFRGGLSPASRRQSLIILQGLYSWLVEAGWVRHNPFVLMRDKARRLNNQTQTIERYLEGDLWAWFWQWLNAPAKLTSEREAYEQARRRFIVSFAYLLAPRISEMANARMDDFQEREGRWWWVVVGKGSKLARIPVPNDMLECLIEWRGALELQGLPSYHEPTPLIRALDKHRGISDNQLYRLLKSTFSEAADALEAQNGKLAYVSALRRATPHWLRHTAITHQAQSGVSLRYLSESARHSKLDTTSRYLHIEDNEWHQEQQRHRLKSAPKTPSKPL from the coding sequence ATGCCCACAGAGGTAACAAAACAGCGATCGCTAGGGAGTAAGCGTCTAGAAAAGGACAGCTGGTCTGATTTGTTGCCTAAGCTCTCCTTGCTTGATGCGCCACAAACTGACGTTTTGTTAATTGACGCCCAAAACGATGTCGAGGCGGTGGCTGCGTGGCTGCAGGAGTATCAAGATAGCCCTCAAACGCTGAAAAGTTACCGCCGGGAAGCAGAGCGACTGTTGCTTTGGCTGGCTAGCCAAAACAATCAGTTACGCGATATGAATCGTGAATTGTTGCGCCAATACGAGGCTTTTTTGGAAGATCCACAGCCAGCTGAGCAGTGGGTGGGGCCAAGTAAGCCTCGTTATCATGCCCAATGGCGGCCTTTTCGTGGCGGGCTTTCACCGGCAAGCCGGCGTCAAAGCCTGATTATTCTGCAGGGCCTATATAGCTGGTTGGTAGAAGCTGGGTGGGTAAGGCACAACCCATTTGTGCTGATGCGTGACAAGGCAAGGCGGCTAAATAACCAGACTCAAACCATTGAGCGCTATTTAGAAGGCGATCTCTGGGCCTGGTTTTGGCAGTGGCTAAATGCACCAGCAAAGCTCACTAGTGAGCGAGAAGCTTACGAGCAAGCGCGGCGACGGTTTATCGTCAGCTTCGCTTATCTGTTAGCCCCTCGGATTAGTGAAATGGCTAACGCACGGATGGATGATTTTCAGGAAAGAGAGGGGCGCTGGTGGTGGGTAGTGGTTGGCAAGGGCAGTAAGCTTGCGCGCATTCCGGTGCCCAACGACATGCTGGAATGCTTAATCGAGTGGCGAGGAGCGCTTGAGTTACAAGGATTGCCCAGTTACCACGAGCCTACTCCACTCATTCGCGCGCTTGATAAGCATCGTGGCATTAGCGATAACCAGCTCTACCGGTTGCTTAAAAGCACATTTAGCGAAGCCGCTGATGCGCTAGAGGCGCAAAATGGCAAGCTCGCTTATGTTAGTGCGCTGCGTAGGGCGACTCCCCACTGGCTACGGCACACGGCGATCACTCATCAGGCGCAGTCGGGGGTAAGTCTGCGCTATTTATCTGAAAGTGCCCGTCACTCTAAGCTAGATACAACAAGCCGCTATTTGCATATCGAGGACAACGAATGGCACCAAGAGCAGCAACGCCATCGCTTGAAATCAGCCCCCAAAACCCCCTCTAAACCGTTATAA
- a CDS encoding SufE family protein, whose amino-acid sequence MATSGAELAQQELVEEFEIFDNWMDRYQYIIDMGKQLPDFPEEQRTEEFKIQGCQSNVWMCHEEKGDKLVFKATSDAAIVSGLIALLLRIYSDRTPDEINHTQPHFLKDLGLDKHLSPTRSNGLHAMLERIYQVAKQPE is encoded by the coding sequence ATGGCAACTTCAGGCGCTGAGCTGGCCCAGCAAGAGTTGGTCGAAGAGTTTGAAATTTTTGATAACTGGATGGATCGTTATCAATACATCATCGATATGGGGAAGCAACTGCCTGACTTCCCCGAGGAGCAGCGAACCGAGGAGTTTAAGATTCAAGGCTGTCAATCCAACGTATGGATGTGTCATGAAGAGAAGGGCGACAAGCTGGTCTTCAAGGCAACCTCAGATGCTGCCATCGTGTCTGGCTTAATTGCGCTGCTGCTGAGAATCTATAGCGATCGCACACCCGATGAGATTAATCATACCCAGCCACACTTCTTGAAAGATTTAGGCTTAGATAAGCACTTATCACCGACCCGCAGCAACGGCTTACATGCCATGTTGGAGCGTATTTACCAAGTGGCAAAGCAGCCAGAATAA
- the yidD gene encoding membrane protein insertion efficiency factor YidD — MIGFIKVYQYTISPLLGPRCRFWPSCSSYTVEAIQVHGPFKGGWMAIKRIVKCHPGSAGGIDPVPGGRSERLCQEDPDLAEAPCSTCNHRR; from the coding sequence ATGATAGGCTTTATTAAAGTCTACCAATACACTATTAGCCCACTGCTGGGGCCTCGCTGCCGATTCTGGCCTAGCTGCTCTTCCTATACCGTTGAAGCCATCCAAGTACATGGCCCTTTTAAAGGGGGCTGGATGGCGATAAAACGCATTGTAAAGTGTCACCCAGGCAGTGCTGGCGGTATTGACCCGGTTCCCGGCGGTAGAAGCGAACGATTATGCCAGGAAGATCCCGACCTAGCCGAGGCGCCGTGCTCAACCTGCAATCACCGGCGCTGA
- the hisI gene encoding phosphoribosyl-AMP cyclohydrolase — protein sequence MSRFDQLPPGDLFKALEVASPSDDLPQINALLDAVRFNEGGLLPAIAQQFDSGEVLMMAWMNREALEETLTTQRVCYYSRSRQKLWRKGETSGQQQQLKSAALDCDGDTLLLQVDQTGPACHTGRRSCFYVSLSNEHAAITSEPLIDPATLYGKK from the coding sequence ATGTCCCGTTTTGATCAATTACCCCCTGGTGATCTCTTCAAGGCATTGGAAGTTGCCAGCCCTTCTGATGATCTGCCCCAGATAAATGCCTTGTTAGATGCCGTACGATTTAATGAAGGCGGATTGCTTCCTGCCATCGCCCAACAGTTTGATTCAGGCGAAGTGCTAATGATGGCATGGATGAACCGCGAGGCACTCGAAGAAACGCTAACCACTCAGCGTGTTTGCTACTACTCCCGTTCGCGTCAAAAGCTGTGGCGTAAAGGTGAAACCTCTGGCCAGCAGCAGCAACTAAAAAGCGCTGCGCTTGACTGTGATGGCGACACGCTGCTACTCCAAGTTGACCAAACGGGTCCTGCCTGTCACACCGGCCGACGCAGTTGCTTCTACGTATCGCTTAGTAATGAGCACGCAGCGATTACCAGTGAACCGCTTATCGATCCAGCGACCCTTTACGGCAAAAAATAG
- a CDS encoding transcriptional repressor gives MTEANTLLQQAESQCHTRGVRFTPIRRRVLELIAENGGGLKAYDLLDQLSTEHAAARPPTVYRALDFLIEQGLVHRIESQNAYVACACPEHVHGFQLLICRKCGYVEELHLDEISDQLAALAKHQGFNVERQTIELQGLCQQCRTASNE, from the coding sequence ATGACAGAAGCTAATACGCTATTACAACAAGCGGAGTCTCAGTGCCATACCCGTGGCGTCAGGTTTACGCCTATTCGTCGCAGGGTGTTGGAACTGATTGCGGAAAATGGTGGCGGCTTAAAAGCATATGATTTGCTAGATCAACTATCTACTGAGCATGCTGCTGCCCGCCCTCCAACCGTTTATCGCGCTCTCGATTTTCTGATTGAGCAAGGCCTAGTACATCGCATTGAGTCTCAGAATGCTTACGTGGCCTGCGCCTGCCCCGAGCATGTCCACGGCTTTCAACTATTGATTTGTCGCAAATGCGGTTATGTTGAAGAGCTTCACTTAGATGAAATAAGTGACCAGCTGGCTGCGTTAGCTAAGCATCAAGGGTTTAATGTCGAGCGTCAAACCATAGAGCTTCAAGGCTTGTGTCAACAATGTCGAACTGCGAGTAATGAGTGA
- a CDS encoding alpha-L-glutamate ligase-like protein, translating to MSWLKNWTWPSRLRDKGIIGMNRRNIRYIGRYNSRRLYPLVDDKLKTKLIAQRYGITTPELIGTVTTQFGVKHIDEMLSGHSGFVIKPAKGSGGKGILVIEKVHEGAFIKPSGVSLTIEDIERHVSNILSGLYSLGGSPDVAVIETLINFDESLMAYTYEGVPDIRVIVFKGYPVMAMMRLSTAASDGKANLHQGAVGVGLNIATGAALRGVQFDRPCYSHPDTGHDLASLVVPQWDTLLHLAASCYEMTGLGYLGTDMVLDRQHGPMLLELNARPGLAIQMTNGEGLRRRLDLIEQQPDGVPVAKRVAFAQHYFARQSELVETPDTPSVTA from the coding sequence ATGAGTTGGCTAAAGAACTGGACGTGGCCCTCTCGGCTCAGAGATAAGGGAATTATCGGCATGAACCGGCGAAACATTCGCTACATTGGCCGCTATAATTCACGTCGCCTGTACCCACTTGTTGATGATAAGTTGAAAACCAAGCTGATTGCTCAACGCTACGGCATCACGACACCTGAGCTCATCGGTACGGTAACAACTCAGTTTGGTGTGAAACATATCGATGAGATGCTGAGTGGCCACTCAGGCTTTGTGATCAAGCCAGCCAAAGGCAGTGGCGGCAAAGGAATCCTCGTTATAGAGAAAGTACACGAGGGTGCCTTTATCAAGCCCAGCGGTGTCAGCTTGACGATTGAAGACATTGAGCGCCACGTTTCAAACATACTTTCTGGGCTGTACTCACTAGGCGGCTCACCAGATGTCGCGGTCATCGAAACACTGATCAATTTTGATGAAAGCTTGATGGCTTATACCTACGAAGGTGTACCAGACATCCGTGTCATTGTGTTTAAAGGCTACCCCGTCATGGCGATGATGCGGCTTTCTACTGCCGCCTCAGATGGTAAGGCCAACCTTCACCAAGGTGCTGTTGGGGTGGGTTTAAACATTGCGACAGGGGCGGCATTGCGCGGCGTACAGTTTGATAGGCCCTGTTATAGCCACCCTGATACAGGCCACGATTTAGCAAGCTTGGTCGTGCCTCAGTGGGACACCCTACTTCACCTTGCCGCTAGCTGCTACGAGATGACTGGGCTTGGCTACCTAGGTACCGACATGGTACTTGATCGTCAGCATGGCCCTATGCTGCTAGAGCTTAATGCACGCCCAGGTCTTGCTATTCAAATGACAAACGGTGAAGGGCTGAGGCGTCGGCTCGATCTAATCGAACAACAGCCAGACGGTGTTCCTGTTGCTAAGCGGGTGGCGTTTGCACAACATTATTTCGCCCGACAAAGTGAGCTCGTCGAAACCCCTGACACGCCTTCGGTAACGGCGTAG